The following proteins are co-located in the Gossypium hirsutum isolate 1008001.06 chromosome A02, Gossypium_hirsutum_v2.1, whole genome shotgun sequence genome:
- the LOC107951993 gene encoding urease accessory protein F, translating into MPLPASPIFTIHAHFSKKKKKKKKISQKIDSLEGGLLVCFVMDQDLVETEKRRKREINIDPGLQWSQWQLLDSILPTGGFAHSFGLEAAIQARLVSGPDDLQNFVIHLLENTGSLLLPFVYSATMNPTLDNCQKLDRILDATLSNEVGRKASVSQGSSLMRVAASVFTELPSLKSMRDVCIGSGVVSFHHAPVFGIICGLLGMDSGTSQRAYIFMTMRDVISAATRLNLVGPLGAAVLQHRVASVAESMVKKWMDRSVEDACQTAPLLDTIQGCHTYLFSRLFCS; encoded by the coding sequence atgccattgccagcCTCACCAATCTTCACCATACATGCccatttctcaaaaaaaaaaaaaaaaaaaaaaaaaatttcccagaagATTGATTCCCTGGAAGGGGGATTATTGGTGTGTTTTGTAATGGATCAAGATTTGGTTGAAACAGAGAAAAGAAGGAAGAGAGAAATAAATATAGACCCTGGTTTGCAGTGGAGCCAATGGCAACTCCTTGATTCGATTCTTCCTACAGGTGGGTTTGCTCATTCCTTTGGTCTTGAGGCAGCAATTCAGGCACGTTTAGTCTCAGGCCCTGATGATCTCCAAAATTTTGTCATACATTTGTTAGAGAATACTGGGAGTTTACTCCTCCCTTTTGTTTACTCCGCAACTATGAACCCTACTTTAGACAACTGCCAGAAACTTGACAGAATCTTGGATGCAACTTTAAGCAATGAAGTCGGTCGAAAGGCATCAGTTTCACAAGGGTCTTCTCTCATGCGAGTGGCTGCCTCTGTTTTCACGGAACTTCCATCACTTAAATCTATGAGAGATGTTTGTATTGGTTCTGGCGTTGTGTCTTTCCACCATGCTCCTGTCTTCGGGATCATCTGTGGACTTCTAGGGATGGACAGTGGAACCAGTCAAAGAGCTTATATTTTTATGACTATGAGAGATGTGATTTCAGCTGCTACAAGGTTGAATTTAGTTGGACCTTTGGGTGCTGCGGTGTTGCAGCATCGGGTTGCTTCTGTTGCTGAATCTATGGTCAAGAAATGGATGGACCGTTCGGTTGAGGATGCTTGCCAAACGGCTCCTCTACTTGATACCATTCAAGGTTGCCATACCTACTTGTTTTCGAGGTTGTTCTGTTCTTAA